The genome window TTGCGTCGGAAGAACTTGTCCGGGCTGGGGCCGATAATCTGCAGTTCCGGCTGTTTGCGCTGAACGTCCAAGGCGATGTGCATCTCCTTGGTACAGCCCGTGGAATAGGTGGAATCCTTTCCGGCCCAGACCGGGGGCACCTTCATGTCCATGAGACCGAAGGCCTCTTCAATATCCGAATGGCTCTGGAACCGCCAGATGTTTATGTAGCCGCTGCGCTGGACCATCTCCCACATGAACATGAGGTCGTCCGCATCCATGCCCTCCTCGAAATGTTCGGCGGGGTTGATGATGTAGACATTCTCCAGCTTGGTCCGCAAATGCTTCACGTGGGTGGTCATGATCTTGATGGCCATCTCGGTCTGGCCCGGGACGCTGCCCACGATGCCGGAATAGAAGATGACCGCCTTGCCCTTGTTCCGGGCCTGGCGCATCTCGGAAATGATGGCCTCCGCCTTTTCGCGGATATAGCCCTCGCTGAACTTGGTGACCCGCTCGGCCTTGGGTTTGTAATGCAGGTGGAAACGACCGGAGTCGTCCCGGAAATAGCTGACGATGTCGCGGGTAAAGCGGTGGCTGGACTCCACGAAACGCCGGAACTTGCCCTCGCCCTTGGCCAGCACCAGGTCGCACTCCTTCCAGGCGCGGGCGAACGTGACGCTGGTGCGGTAGGGATTGAACCGCTCCCGCGTACCGTCGGAAATGACCACAAAGGAGTTCTCGCGCATGATGGACAGGAGCTCATTCTTGGAAAGCCTGTCGTTGTCCGCAAAATAGGCTCCGCGCAGGGCCTCGTCCAGCACGGGATCGCCGTCGCGGTCCCACACCGTGGGATGGTCGAAATAGAACCCTTCCTTGAGGGCCAGAATGACCTTGTGCCCCATGCGCAGCAGGGCGCGGACCAGGCGGATGTCGAACATGAGGCCGCCGGAACGCTTGGGCAGCAGCAGGATGCGCAGCGGGCCGTCGCTTCGCGCGCCCAGAGCCTCGGCCACGGCCGCGAATTCCCCCTTGCCCGCCTGCATCTCCTCGTCCAGGCCGCAGGAGCGAAGCTTTTCCTCGCAAAATTCCTCGGCCCGCCACAGGTCGGTCATGGTGGAAAGACGCATGAGCCGCTCCACCTCCACCATGTCGATGTTGAAGCGCAGGTCATCGATGCGGACACAGGCGGCATGGGCCTCGGGGCAGGCGTTGATCATGGAGTCGAAGGCCTTGCCGCCCACGACCTCCCCTGCCTTTTCATTCAGGGCCTTGCGCTGGGGACGGTAGGGATCGTCAATGCCGCTCTGGGTCATGAGGATGGTGATCATGCGCTTCATGAGCCGGGAGGGAAGCACGATGGGCGAGGCCAGGGCCATGCGGAACTTGTGGCGGCACAGGGCAACGAAACGCCGCCGGAGATAGCGGTCCGGACAGTATTCGCGGGCCAGACGCACGAACACGCGCCATTGCAGGATGTATTCGCGCAGAAGCTCCTTGGGCAGCCCGGGCTTGAGCAGTTGCAGGAACATCCAGTCCGAGCACGGGGCATAGAACTCGTTGTTGTCCAGGGCCACCATGAAGCGGATCTGTTCGCGCGAGGCGTTCTTGGACGGATCTATGCTGTATTCCAGATGATTCTCGGTCATGAAGTGGAGCAACAGGGCATCCAGCTCGGGATCGATCCCGTAGTTGATGTCCAGCACCGACTCGAAAGAAGACGTATCAAAGCCCACGCTTACCTCCCGGACAGAAATCCCTTTGC of Salidesulfovibrio onnuriiensis contains these proteins:
- a CDS encoding ARMT1-like domain-containing protein, with translation MGFDTSSFESVLDINYGIDPELDALLLHFMTENHLEYSIDPSKNASREQIRFMVALDNNEFYAPCSDWMFLQLLKPGLPKELLREYILQWRVFVRLAREYCPDRYLRRRFVALCRHKFRMALASPIVLPSRLMKRMITILMTQSGIDDPYRPQRKALNEKAGEVVGGKAFDSMINACPEAHAACVRIDDLRFNIDMVEVERLMRLSTMTDLWRAEEFCEEKLRSCGLDEEMQAGKGEFAAVAEALGARSDGPLRILLLPKRSGGLMFDIRLVRALLRMGHKVILALKEGFYFDHPTVWDRDGDPVLDEALRGAYFADNDRLSKNELLSIMRENSFVVISDGTRERFNPYRTSVTFARAWKECDLVLAKGEGKFRRFVESSHRFTRDIVSYFRDDSGRFHLHYKPKAERVTKFSEGYIREKAEAIISEMRQARNKGKAVIFYSGIVGSVPGQTEMAIKIMTTHVKHLRTKLENVYIINPAEHFEEGMDADDLMFMWEMVQRSGYINIWRFQSHSDIEEAFGLMDMKVPPVWAGKDSTYSTGCTKEMHIALDVQRKQPELQIIGPSPDKFFRRKEYGVGRFCDVAIDTCN